One Stigmatopora nigra isolate UIUO_SnigA chromosome 1, RoL_Snig_1.1, whole genome shotgun sequence DNA segment encodes these proteins:
- the LOC144200084 gene encoding galactose-specific lectin nattectin-like has product MEFSPRFVFLLCGISGLLTGVWSKPAAPKIENSCPQGWTQLDCHCYKYEDDERTFADAESVCNILGGNMVSIHNDLENAFVLELIKAAGNNDEAWIGLSDAIEGSTFLWTDGSDNEYENFADGEPNETGSCVEIDTDDGSWDDILCSAELPYVCIRDILH; this is encoded by the exons ATGGAATTTTCTCCACGCTTTGTTTTCCTCCTCTGTGGAATCAGTGGGCTCCTGACTGGAGTT TGGTCGAAGCCCGCCGCTCCAAAAATTG AAAATAGCTGTCCTCAGGGTTGGACTCAGTTGGACTGCCACTGTTACAAGTATGAAGATGATGAGAGAACATTTGCAGATGCAGAG AGCGTCTGCAACATTCTTGGTGGAAACATGGTCTCCATTCATAACGACCTGGAAAATGCATTTGTCCTTGAACTAATTAAAGCAGCTGGTAATAATGATGaggcttggattggattgagCGATGCGATTGAG GGTAGCACATTCCTATGGACCGATGGCTCTGATAATGAGTACGAAAACTTTGCGGACGGAGAGCCTAATGAAACTGGTTCCTGTGTAGAAATTGACACAGATG ATGGTTCTTGGGATGACATCTTGTGCTCCGCTGAGCTGCCTTACGTTTGCATCAGAGATATCCTCCACTAA